In one window of Harpia harpyja isolate bHarHar1 chromosome 11, bHarHar1 primary haplotype, whole genome shotgun sequence DNA:
- the TMEM259 gene encoding membralin isoform X2: protein MSENQPNANNHHPANNNGGGGAAGGNNRGVRNPNLNQNPLINVRDRLFHALFFKMAVTYARLFPPSFRRVFEFFVLLKALFVLFILAYIHIAFSRSPINCLEHVRDKWPRDGILRVEIQRNSSRAPIFLQFCGVEKFPGMVVESTAEEEEEEEEEMTVDMFENSSIKFELDIEPKVFLKPSRVSSTEALTHNESQEFSFSEAATKVWPQEEYIVEYSLEYGFLRLSQSTRQRLSIPVMVVTLDPTRDQCFGDRFSRLLLDEFLGYDDILMSSVKALAENEENKGFLRNVVSGEHYRFVSMWMARTSYLAAFVIMVIFTLSVSMLLRYSHHQIFVFIVDLLQMLEMNMTIAFPAAPLLTVILALVGMEAIMSEFFNDTTTAFYIILIVWLADQYDAICCHTNTSKRHWLRFFYLYHFAFYAYHYRFNGQYSSLALVTSWLFIQHSMIYFFHHYELPAILQQIRIQEMLLQNQQVGQGTQTTLQDNLNNNTTAAPVDVGSRRPHLAAGPSGESSSSAALTPSEASSVIAAATAASVGSDLNWVAETAAIVTEASFLSDLSTTLLEPNVVHEAMANGNPQDAAAASSLVARIRVSSDHPETAMGSITIEVTSTSVVAAADVPPTAEAAPAAPLVPLQEEGASVPSPSLPEQTEAVEGSDSQAKSSGKNCVANSSMAETPPAFVEDTDQDRRLGRALGDQGESSPCPAPADSTPSSKPCSEPDLRSLS from the exons ATGTCCGAGAACCAGCCGAACGCCAACAACCACCACCCGGCCAACAACaacgggggcggcggggctgccggggggaaCAACAGGGGCGTCCGCAACCCCAACCTCAACCAGAACCCCTTGATCAATGTGCGCGATCGCCTCTTCCACGCGCTCTTCTTCAAGATGGCAGTGACCTACGCTCGCCTCTTCCCACCCTCCTTCCGACGCGTCTTCGAGTTCTTCGTCCTCCTCAAG GCTCTCTTTGTGCTCTTCATCCTGGCTTACATTCACATCGCCTTCTCCCGCTCGCCCATTAACTGCTTGGAGCACGTGCGAGATAAATGGCCACGTGATGGTATCTTGCGGGTGGAAATACAGCGCAACTCGAGCCGAGCCCCCATCTTCCTGCAATTCTGTGGTGTTGAGAAGTTCCCAGGAATGGTAGTTGAATCCacagctgaggaagaggaggaggaagaggaggaaatgacTGTGGATATGTTTGAAAACAGCTCTATCAAG TTCGAGCTGGATATCGAGCCCAAGGTGTTCCTCAAGCCATCCCGGGTGAGCAGCACCGAGGCACTGACCCACAACGAAAGCCAGGAGTTCTCGTTTAGTGAAGCAGCCACTAAAG TGTGGCCGCAGGAAGAGTACATTGTGGAGTACTCGTTGGAGTACGGGTTTTTGCGCCTGTCCCAGAGCACTCGGCAGCGCCTCAGCATCCCGGTCATGGTGGTGACTTTGG ATCCTACCAGGGATCAGTGCTTTGGGGACAGGTTCAGTCGCCTATTGCTGGACGAGTTCCTGGGTTATGATGACATCCTGATGTCAAGTGTCAAAGCTTtagctgaaaatgaagaaaacaaag gtttCCTTCGCAATGTGGTGTCTGGGGAGCACTATCGCTTTGTCAGCATGTGGATGGCTAGGACTTCGTATCTGGCAGCATTTGTCATCATGGTCATATTT ACTCTGTCCGTTTCGATGCTGTTGCGCTACTCGCACCATCAGATCTTTGTCTTCATTG TTGACCTGTTACAGATGCTGGAAATGAACATGACAATTGCATTCCCTGCAGCTCCCCTTCTCACTGTCATTCTGGCTCTAGTCG GTATGGAGGCCATTATGTCAGAGTTCTTCAATGACACCACAACTGCATTTTACATCATCCTTATTGTATGGCTGGCTGACCAATACGATGCTATCTGTTGCCACACCAATACAAGCAAGAGGCATTGGCTCAG GTTCTTCTATCTGTACCACTTTGCTTTCTATGCTTACCACTATCGATTCAATGGGCAGTACAGCAGCCTGGCTCTCGTCACCTCGTGGCTCTTCATCCAG CATTCAATGATTTACTTCTTCCATCACTATGAGCTGCCAGCCATTCTCCAGCAGATCAGGATCCAGGAGATGCTGTTGCAGAATCAGCAGGTGGGCCAGGGGACTCAGACGACACTCCAAGACAACCTCAACAACAACACTACAGCTGCCCCCGTTGACGTGGGGAGCCGCCGACCCCACCTGGCCGCCGGACCCTctggggagagcagcagctcggcTGCCCTGACTCCCAGCGAGGCCTCCAGCGTCATCGCTGCCGCCACGGCGGCTTCTGTTGGGAGCGATCTGAACTGGGTAGCTGAGACGGCCGCTATCGTTACAGAAGCCTCGTTCCTCTCTGACCTGAGCACTACCCTCCTGGAGCCAAATGTGGTGCACGAAGCCATGGCCAACGGGAACCCTCAGGATGCTGCCGCTGCCTCCAGTCTGGTTGCCCGCATCAGGGTCAGCAGCGACCACCCGGAGACAGCCATGGGCTCCATCACCATTGAAGTCACTTCAACATCTGTGGTGGCTGCAGCAGATGTTCCCCCCACTGCAGAGGCGGCACCAGCTGCGCCCCTTGTCCCGCTGCAGGAGGAGGGGGCCTCCGTCCCTAGCCCTTCCCTTCCTGAGCAGACTGAGGCTGTCGAGGGCTCAGACAGTCAAGCAAAATCTAGTGGCAAGAACTGCGTTGCAAACAGCAGCATGGCAGAGACCCCTCCAGCCTTTGTTGAGGATACTGATCAGGACAGACGTTTGGGGCGTGCTCTTGGGGACCAGGGGGAAAGCAGCCCTTGCCCAGCACCAGCGGATAGTACACCTAGCTCCAAACCTTGCTCGGAGCCAGACTTGAGGAGCCTGTCTTGA
- the TMEM259 gene encoding membralin isoform X1 codes for MSENQPNANNHHPANNNGGGGAAGGNNRGVRNPNLNQNPLINVRDRLFHALFFKMAVTYARLFPPSFRRVFEFFVLLKALFVLFILAYIHIAFSRSPINCLEHVRDKWPRDGILRVEIQRNSSRAPIFLQFCGVEKFPGMVVESTAEEEEEEEEEMTVDMFENSSIKFELDIEPKVFLKPSRVSSTEALTHNESQEFSFSEAATKGMQPLRETVSEFEMLARAVWPQEEYIVEYSLEYGFLRLSQSTRQRLSIPVMVVTLDPTRDQCFGDRFSRLLLDEFLGYDDILMSSVKALAENEENKGFLRNVVSGEHYRFVSMWMARTSYLAAFVIMVIFTLSVSMLLRYSHHQIFVFIVDLLQMLEMNMTIAFPAAPLLTVILALVGMEAIMSEFFNDTTTAFYIILIVWLADQYDAICCHTNTSKRHWLRFFYLYHFAFYAYHYRFNGQYSSLALVTSWLFIQHSMIYFFHHYELPAILQQIRIQEMLLQNQQVGQGTQTTLQDNLNNNTTAAPVDVGSRRPHLAAGPSGESSSSAALTPSEASSVIAAATAASVGSDLNWVAETAAIVTEASFLSDLSTTLLEPNVVHEAMANGNPQDAAAASSLVARIRVSSDHPETAMGSITIEVTSTSVVAAADVPPTAEAAPAAPLVPLQEEGASVPSPSLPEQTEAVEGSDSQAKSSGKNCVANSSMAETPPAFVEDTDQDRRLGRALGDQGESSPCPAPADSTPSSKPCSEPDLRSLS; via the exons ATGTCCGAGAACCAGCCGAACGCCAACAACCACCACCCGGCCAACAACaacgggggcggcggggctgccggggggaaCAACAGGGGCGTCCGCAACCCCAACCTCAACCAGAACCCCTTGATCAATGTGCGCGATCGCCTCTTCCACGCGCTCTTCTTCAAGATGGCAGTGACCTACGCTCGCCTCTTCCCACCCTCCTTCCGACGCGTCTTCGAGTTCTTCGTCCTCCTCAAG GCTCTCTTTGTGCTCTTCATCCTGGCTTACATTCACATCGCCTTCTCCCGCTCGCCCATTAACTGCTTGGAGCACGTGCGAGATAAATGGCCACGTGATGGTATCTTGCGGGTGGAAATACAGCGCAACTCGAGCCGAGCCCCCATCTTCCTGCAATTCTGTGGTGTTGAGAAGTTCCCAGGAATGGTAGTTGAATCCacagctgaggaagaggaggaggaagaggaggaaatgacTGTGGATATGTTTGAAAACAGCTCTATCAAG TTCGAGCTGGATATCGAGCCCAAGGTGTTCCTCAAGCCATCCCGGGTGAGCAGCACCGAGGCACTGACCCACAACGAAAGCCAGGAGTTCTCGTTTAGTGAAGCAGCCACTAAAGGTATGCAGCCTCTGAGAGAGACTGTGTCCGAGTTTGAGATGCTAGCCAGAGCAG TGTGGCCGCAGGAAGAGTACATTGTGGAGTACTCGTTGGAGTACGGGTTTTTGCGCCTGTCCCAGAGCACTCGGCAGCGCCTCAGCATCCCGGTCATGGTGGTGACTTTGG ATCCTACCAGGGATCAGTGCTTTGGGGACAGGTTCAGTCGCCTATTGCTGGACGAGTTCCTGGGTTATGATGACATCCTGATGTCAAGTGTCAAAGCTTtagctgaaaatgaagaaaacaaag gtttCCTTCGCAATGTGGTGTCTGGGGAGCACTATCGCTTTGTCAGCATGTGGATGGCTAGGACTTCGTATCTGGCAGCATTTGTCATCATGGTCATATTT ACTCTGTCCGTTTCGATGCTGTTGCGCTACTCGCACCATCAGATCTTTGTCTTCATTG TTGACCTGTTACAGATGCTGGAAATGAACATGACAATTGCATTCCCTGCAGCTCCCCTTCTCACTGTCATTCTGGCTCTAGTCG GTATGGAGGCCATTATGTCAGAGTTCTTCAATGACACCACAACTGCATTTTACATCATCCTTATTGTATGGCTGGCTGACCAATACGATGCTATCTGTTGCCACACCAATACAAGCAAGAGGCATTGGCTCAG GTTCTTCTATCTGTACCACTTTGCTTTCTATGCTTACCACTATCGATTCAATGGGCAGTACAGCAGCCTGGCTCTCGTCACCTCGTGGCTCTTCATCCAG CATTCAATGATTTACTTCTTCCATCACTATGAGCTGCCAGCCATTCTCCAGCAGATCAGGATCCAGGAGATGCTGTTGCAGAATCAGCAGGTGGGCCAGGGGACTCAGACGACACTCCAAGACAACCTCAACAACAACACTACAGCTGCCCCCGTTGACGTGGGGAGCCGCCGACCCCACCTGGCCGCCGGACCCTctggggagagcagcagctcggcTGCCCTGACTCCCAGCGAGGCCTCCAGCGTCATCGCTGCCGCCACGGCGGCTTCTGTTGGGAGCGATCTGAACTGGGTAGCTGAGACGGCCGCTATCGTTACAGAAGCCTCGTTCCTCTCTGACCTGAGCACTACCCTCCTGGAGCCAAATGTGGTGCACGAAGCCATGGCCAACGGGAACCCTCAGGATGCTGCCGCTGCCTCCAGTCTGGTTGCCCGCATCAGGGTCAGCAGCGACCACCCGGAGACAGCCATGGGCTCCATCACCATTGAAGTCACTTCAACATCTGTGGTGGCTGCAGCAGATGTTCCCCCCACTGCAGAGGCGGCACCAGCTGCGCCCCTTGTCCCGCTGCAGGAGGAGGGGGCCTCCGTCCCTAGCCCTTCCCTTCCTGAGCAGACTGAGGCTGTCGAGGGCTCAGACAGTCAAGCAAAATCTAGTGGCAAGAACTGCGTTGCAAACAGCAGCATGGCAGAGACCCCTCCAGCCTTTGTTGAGGATACTGATCAGGACAGACGTTTGGGGCGTGCTCTTGGGGACCAGGGGGAAAGCAGCCCTTGCCCAGCACCAGCGGATAGTACACCTAGCTCCAAACCTTGCTCGGAGCCAGACTTGAGGAGCCTGTCTTGA